A region of the Deltaproteobacteria bacterium genome:
AAATCTGAGCCTGACGCAGCTTGGTCGCGCCGTAGCCGCGGCGAAGGCGGAAGATTGGGGAAATGAGGGCGTTTTTCGAAGGTCTCCGGACGTATTCATATCGAAGAAGGACAATATCGTTGATCGATCAGTGCATTTGATGCTTTCAATCCACCCGTCCATCTTTCTTTTCGCCTTCCCGGGCATTCCAACCCCAGCTTGATGCGCCGATCATTTCTATTGGAAAATACCCTGTGTAAACAGGCTGTCACGGCTGGATTCTTTGTGGACGCAGGATTCAAGAGGAGATCCCTTTAATTGAATCCTGAGGAGGAGACGTGAAATCGGAAAGATAAGTTGAATGAAAAAGGAGGAAATTAACAGGAGGTTCATATGAGCAAGAGACAGGCTCAATTTCGCTTCGAAGATACTTTTTATTCGGATATCAGTAACTTGGCAGGTACTGAAGGGGTCACGGTATCTGAAGTGGTAAGAAACGCCTTGAAATTTTACATGGCGGTCTACGAGAGAACCAAAGGCAAGAAATCAAAGCTTTACCTGGAGTATGATGAACCCGGAAAGGAAAAATGTGAACTCGTTTTGCCGTGGATGATATGAAGAGGCGAGGATAAGCCGGTTTCTCCTTCCGGGGATCTTCGCTGGCTCTTAATGGAAGATTGCGAATGCCGGTGGTCTGTCAAGAATCCCGGCCCCTGAAGGGGGAAAGACCCAAGAACAGAATAACGGAATACAAAAGAGACGAAAGGTCCCGAGGTTTCGGGACCTCTCTTTTTCTGCCCCTATTTCACTCCCAAAAAGGAATATTTCAAGATTGTTTATGCAAGATTCAGGTAGAAGGGAACTTAAACCCGGATTATGCAATTGCCGATTTTGCCGAATCTGCTGCGTTGCAAGGCGCTTGAAGTACTAAAAAGTACGTCTTCGCACCTTGCGCCTTGCATCTTCGGCAAACTTGGCAATCCCGAAGGGTGACGAATTTTGAATGAATTTGATGTTTCAGGACTGCACTTTTTCGGGGGATGTAATCTGACCTGAAAAGATGTCCAACAGTCCACAATCATTAAAGAAATAACTTCTTTCAAGATTTGTCATGCATAATCTGGGTTAAAGATCCGAGGCACTTGAAAACCCCCCGGCTTTGTCCTACACTCTTTTTGACCGGCCTCCTTCCGAGGCTTGGTCTTTCCTGGAGTTGCCGGGTTCACCGCGTAAGAAGAGGAACCGGATCTCGGGTATACCCCGTCTCGGGGTCTTCTACGAATAGGGGAGGCAGATGAAGGAGGAGGCATGAGAGAGCGAGGAAGCGGGATTCTTCTTCACCTGACCTCCCTTCCCTCACCTTTCGGCATCGGGGACTTGGGTCCCTGGGCTTACCGGTTCGCGGATTTCCTGGCGGAAACCAGGCAGCGGTTCTGGCAGATCCTGCCCTTGAATCCTACCGATCCGGTCCATTTCAATTCTCCTTATCACACGCCGTCGGCATTCGCGCTGAATCCCCTCTTGATCAGCCCGGAGATCCTTTCCCGGGACGGCTGGTTGCCTGGTGACATCGCTTCTTCTATCCTCTTTCCCCCAGAAGAGATTGATTATGAGAGGGTGATTCCACTAAAAGAGGATCTCCTGGATCGGGCCTTCGGCCGGTTCAAGGAGAGCGGCGCCCGGGAAGAATACGAGGCTTTTTGCCTGGAGGAGGCGGAATGGCTCGAGGACTACACCTTGTTCTCCTGCCTGAAGGTCCACTTTCAAGGGAAGCCGTGGAATGAGTGGCCTGCGGAGCTGCGCGACAGGGAGCCCGGGGCCCTGGAGAGAGCGAAGAAGGAATTTGCGGTCGGCATCGAGAAAGAAAAATTCCTGCAGTATCTTCTCTTCAGGCAGTGGAGGGAGCTGAAGGCCTATTGCAACGGGAAAGGAATCCAGTTCATCGGGGATTTCCCGATCTATATGGTTCACGACAGTGTGGATGTGTGGTGCCGCCCGGAGCTTTTCGAACTGGACGAGGAGAAAAGGCCGCGCGCCGTTTCAGGCGTTCCTCCGGACTACTTCAGCGAAACGGGGCAACTCTGGGGAAATCCCGTGTATCGCTGGGAGGTGATGAAAGAAGAGGGATATGCCTGGTGGATCCGGCGGGTGGCCCATAACCTGAAGTTGTTTGATTGGGTCAGGGTGGATCATTTCCGAGGGTTCGTGGCCTACTGGGAGGTGCCCGCAGGAGAAGACCATGCAATCAATGGACGATGGGTGGAGGCACCGGCCCTGGACTTTTTCTCCCGCTTGAAAAGAGTTTTTCCCTCTCTCCCCTTCATCGCCGAGGACCTTGGAGTCATTACCCCGAATGTCACGGAGATCATGGAGCATTTCGGCTTTCCTGGAATGAAGATACTCCTGTTCGCCTTTGGAGACCCTGAGGGAAAGAATCCCTATCTGCCCCACAACCACGTAAAAAACGGCATCGTATACACAGGAACCCATGACAACAACACCTCCAGGGGGTGGTTCGAGAAGGATGCCACCGAGGTGGAAAGAGCGAACCTTGTCCGTTACCTGGGAAGGGAGGTGACTCCGGATACGGTCCACCGGGAACTGACGCGTCTGGCCATGATGTCGGTCGCCAGGTGGGCCGTCATTCCCTTGCAGGATTGGCTCGGCCTCGGGGAGGAGGCTCGGATGAACCGTCCTGCCACCAGCGATCATCAGAATTGGAAGTGGCGGCTCTTGCCCGAGCAACTCACCCCTTCCCTGGCTGAGGAGATCCTGGAGATGACGCAGATCTACGGGAGGGCCTGAGGACGAAATCTTACGGAAATCGCCGGAGATCTGGTAGAATGGGGAAAAAGGAAGGGTCCTGACCCGGGGCCCGTTTAATGTCCCAATCCGGGAATGGGAGAAAATCCTTTGCCTTAAGGCAGAAGATATTAGTGGGATCGTTTTTTGAGTAGGGTTCAAGGATTCAAGGGGTCCAGGGTTCGAGTGAGAAATCGGGATTTAAGGAAAGATGATTTTCACTTGACCACTTGAACTCTCGACCCCTTGGCCCCTAAAATTATCGGCTTCAGCCGATAGCAGTTTACAGCCTGATCGGTCGATCGGCTTGACCCCTCGCTTTTCACCATGAACCTGTTGGCCATTATAGCAGACCTGCGGTTCCAGGATGTCCTGGACATCCTGTTTCTGGCCGTGGTGACCTATCACCTCTACCTCTGGTTTCGAGGCACCAAGGCCTTCAAGGCCCTGGTAGGGCTCCTGGTCCTTGGGGTGGTTTATACCTTGGCGCGAAGTTGGGGATTGTTCTTGACAACCTGGGTCTTCCAGGTCTTTTGGCAGGTCCTGGTCATCCTGTTGATCATCCTTTTTCAGTCCGAGATCCGTCAGGTCCTTGAAAGAGTGAATCCCCTGAAGAAAATCGGTTTTCACAGGAAACGGGAAAGGGAAAGCTGGATCGAAGCGTTGTCAGGGGCCGCCTGGGCTCTGGCCGAGCGTGGGATCGGAGCTTTGATTATAGTGGAGAGACTGGACCGGGTGGACGAGTGGATCACCGGGGGGTTGGAACTGGAAGGGCAACCGACGCCTGAATTCCTCACGAGTGTCTTTCATAAGGACTCTCCCCTTCATGACGGTGCCGCCTTGATTCGGGACGGCCATGTAGTGCGGGTCGCTGGATTCCTACCTCTAACTTCAGCTGAAGGCCTCCCAAAGGCATGGGGGACAAGGCACCGGGCGGCCCTGGGATTGTCAGAGCGGTGTGACGCCCTGGTGATCGCGGTTTCGGAGGAGCGGGGCGAGGTGTCTCTGGCCCGGGGAAACCGGATGGATCCGGTCGAGAACAGGGAGAACCTCAGAGGGGCCCTGGCCCTGGCGATGGGGCCCACGACCCCTCCGGAAGAGAGTCCATGGGAGACCTTCCGGTCTTTTTTCACCCGAAATTGGAAGGTCAAGCTCGGGACCCTCACCCTCGTATGTCTCCTGTGGATCCTTTTGGCCGGACAGCAGGATTTTGAGGTTAGCCTGGGGGTTCCCCTGGAGGTGAGAGGGGTGCCGAAGGGAATGGAGATAGTGGATCCCCTCAACCCGGAGGTGAATATCCGGGTCCGGGGGCTTCGAAAGGATGCCAGCACCCTGGACGAGCGGAACATCCTCGCAGAGGTGGACGTATCCTCGGCCGCGAAGGGAAGGCGGGTCTTTCCCATCACCCGGGAACACATTTCCCTCCCCAACGACCGGGTCTACATCGTGAAGATCGAACCTTCTCAGATCACCTTTACCTTCAGGGAGACACCCGGATTCAAGTCCCGCTCTCCCTGATGGCCGCTGGTGAAAGTAGACATTTACCCGCAGGATTCCAGGGGCTAAGGGTCCCCGTGGTTATGTAGTTGACCCTGATCGACACTTACATTCGAGGAAGGAAGTATGATCACTCCCATCAGAACCATCGATGTCAAACCAAAGGTCCCGGGGCCCCTGGCGGCCCTCAGGACCCTTTCGGAAAATCTCTGGTTCATGTGGAATCACGATGCTGAAAACCTGTTCCGGAGGATCAACCAGGACCTCTGGGAAGAGCTGCGTAAGAATCCTGTGGAATTTCTCGGACGTATCCCCCAGGACGACATGGCGGCCCTTGCCACGGACGAGGGTTTTCTTGCTCACCTGGCCAGGGTCAAGGAAGAATTCGACCGCTACATGTCCCAGAAACCCGGTCCCGGGATCTTTGGGTCAGTGGGAGAGCCCTTTACGGTCGCCTACTTCACGGCCGAGTGCGGAGTGGCGGATTGCCTGCCCATCTACTCGGGAGGGTTGGGTATCCTCTCCGGCGACCATCTCAAGTCTGCGAGTGATTTGAATTTGCCGGTCATCGGCGTCTCCCTGGCTTACCAAAAGGGGTATTTCAGACAGTACCTCACTCCGGACGGCTGGCAGATGGAGACCTATCCCATCAATCATTTCAACACCCTACCCACGACCCCGGTGCGGAACGGGGAGGGACGCCCCTTGGAGGTTCGGGTCGACTTGAAGGGGGAAGAAGTGGCGGTTCGGGCCTGGCAGGTCCGCATCGGGCGGAGCCGCCTCCTTCTCTTGGACACCAACCTGAAGGAAAATTCCAGGGAAGCAAGGCACATTACTTCTCAGCTCTATGGGGGGGACCGGGAGATGCGTATTCGCCAGGAGATTATCCTGGGGATCGGCGGGGTCAGGCTCCTGAAGACCATGGGCGTCAACCCGGCGGTTTACCACATGAACGAGGGCCACTCGGCCTTTGCCGCCTTCGAGCGTATCCGGTCCCTCAGGGCGGAAGAGGGCTTGACCTTCAACGAGGCCCTCGAATTCGTCCGATGCACGAGTGTGTTTACGACACACACCCCGGTGCCGGCGGGAATCGATACCTTTCACCCGGACCTGATGAGAACCTATTTCGAAGGCTTTGCCAAGGAAATGGGCATCAGCCTTGATGTCCTCCTGGGGTTCGGCCGCCAGGATCCCCGCAACAGGGAAGAGGAGTTTTGCATGGCGGTGCTGGCTTTTAGAACTTGCACCTGGAACAATGCGGTAAGCCGTCTTCACGAAAAAGTGAGTCGCCGAATGTGGCAGGGTGTGTGGCCCAAGACGCCCGAGATCGATCTCCCGATCGTCCACGTGACAAACGGGGTCCACATTCCTTCCTGGATTTCGGGCGGTATGGCGGAGAACTATGACCGTTACCTGGGCCCGAGGTGGATCGAGGACCCGGACAACGTGAAGGTGTGGGAACGGGTGGAAAAGATCCCCGATACGGAACTGTGGCGGGCCCATGAGAGGGGGCGGGAGCGGCTTGTGGCTTTCACCCGCAAGAGACTGAAAGGTCAACTGGCTAGGCGGGGTGTCTCCAATCGGGATCTCGCGGTTGCGGAAGAGGTCCTCAATTCCGAAGCCCTGACCATCGGTTTCGCCCGAAGATTCGCTCCTTACAAGAGAGCTCACCTGGTGATCCGGGATATTGAAAGACTGAAAACCATCCTTACCAATAAAAAATACCCGGTTCAGATCATCTTTGCCGGGAAGGCCCATCCCCAGGACAGGGAAGGGAAGGAACTCATCAAACAACTGGTCGGAATTTGTGACCAAGAGGACCTCCGGCGGCACATGGTCTTCTTGGAGGACTATGATATCGAGGTGGCACGGCACATGGTTCAGGGCGTGGACGTATGGCTCAACACCCCGCGAAGGCCCCTCGAGGCCTGCGGGACCAGCGGTATGAAGGCCGTAGCAAACGGGGCCCTCCACCTGAGCGTGCTGGACGGCTGGTGGGAAGAAGGCTATGACAAGGATATCGGTTGGGCCATCGGCAGGGGCGAAGAGTACGACGATCCGGAATTCCAGGATGATCTCGAGAGCCGGGCCCTTTACGATATCCTGGAAAAGGACGTTGTGCCCCTTTTCTACGACAGGGGAGCCGACGGCCTGCCCAGACGATGGCTCGCCATGATGCGGGCCTCACTGCATAGGCTCTGTCCTATGTTCAATACCCACAGGATGGTGGCCGAGTACTGGGACCGCTTTTACCTCCCCGCGGCCGAGTTGGGATGGAGGCTGAGGGTGGGGGGATGGAAAACCTTGAAGGGAATGGCCCGGTGGCGGGAGCGGGTCATGTACAACTGGTCGGAGATATCCATCCGCGACATCCGCCTGGAAGAGGTCGTTGATATCGAAGTAGGGGATTCCTTCCATGTCGAGGCCGATGTCTTCCTGGGGGAACTGGAGCCCAAAGACGTGATTGTGGAGGCTTATTGCGGCCGCCTGAGCCCTTCGGACCAGTACACAGACCGGTTCACCTGGGTCATGGAACCCATCGGGGCGGCGGAGGACAGGGTCTACCACTACCAGTGCGATATCCGGTTCGAAGAGGTGGGGCATTACGGGATAAACATCCGGATCACACCCAATCATCCCAATTCCGTGATCCGGCACGCCATGGGATTGGTGATTTGGGATCAGAGGTGAAAGAGCATGGAGAAGATGACCATTGACGGCGTTGAGATCCAATTGAGCCAACCCGACGAGGTTCCCATGAGATGGGTGGGGCGGGAGGAACTTGTCACCCAGGTGCTGGCGGCCTGGATGGTGCTTGGAGAGGACGACCTACCCCTGAATCCCCGGCTCGTGGGAAAACCGGGGGTGGGAAAGACCACCCTTGCCTACTATGCTGGCCGACTCCTGGGAAAACCCGTCTACCTCTTCCAGGCAACCATGGATACCCGCCCGGAAGACCTGATCCTGACCCCGGTGATTTCTGATGAGAAGAAAATCAAGTACATGGCCAGTTCCATTGTCTCGGCCATGGTCAAGGGAGGGATCGCCATCATCGACGAGGGGAACCGGATGAGCGAGAAAAGCTGGGCCTCCCTTGCCCCCCTCATGGACCGGAGGCGGTATGTGGAATCCGTGGTGGCGGGGATCAAGATCAAGGCCCATCCCGGTTTCCGCCTCTGTACCACCATGAACGATGACGCCAGCACCTTCGAGCTTCCGGAGTATATCCATTCACGGCTTCAACCGCGCATTTTCATCGATTTCCCGGAGCGGGACGAAGAACTCATGATCCTCCGGGACAATCTTCCTTATGCGGATCGAGGGATCCTGGAATACGTCGTGGATTTTCTCCAGGCGGCCCACGGGGCCGGGGAGCCATACTCGGTCAGGGACGGGATCAACATCGCAAGCTATGCCCTCAAGAGGCTCGCATGCAACGGGGGAGGTGCCTCTCCCGGGGAGCAGGACAGGAAACTGGGACCTTACATGAAAGAGGCCGCTTCCATGATCCTGGATTCCACGGCTGCGGAATATTTCGGAATGCTGATGGATGAGGAGAATGGAAAGCCATAATTTCTCCTGGAAAAATATTCGTTTCGTTCCCGTCGTCCATAACCGGATGGAGTTCGCCGTCGAGGTGAGACGGCAGTTTGAGGAATTCAGGCCCGACGGGGTGGCGGTGGAGTTCCCGCCCACCTTGAAGGATCAGGTACTCCGGGCGGTCAAAAGGCTGCCCCTGCTTTCGGTGGTCTACTACCAGGAAGGGGACGGGACACTGGCCTACCTGGTCATTGAACCTACGGACGGACAGGTGGAGGCCCTCAGGCTGGCCCTGGAGAAGGATATCCCGGTCCACTTCATTGACCGGGATACGGAAGGCTACCCCGCAAATCGCTATTCCCTGCCCGATCCTTATGCTGTGACCAGAATCGGCCATTACGCTTATTGCGAGGCCTATTTTCGGATCTTCAAGGACCGGGACCCTCCGCCGAAGGACCGGCTCCGGGAAAAATCCATGGCCTTTCACCTCCAGAGACTCAGCCGGGAAGGGCGAAGGACTCTTTTCGTTTGCGGCTTGACCCACTTCCCGGGGGTCCTGAAAATGCTCCGGGAACCTCAGGCGGAAGTCATCGGTCGGAGGAGCCGTGAAGGGGTGGGCCTGGCCCATCTTCACAGGGAATCGAGCCGTGAGGTCCTGACGGAGATGCCTTTCCTGGCGGCGGAATACGAGCGCTTCCGTAGCCGGAAGGACGCCTCCTCCATCGACCGGATCCGTATCCAGGGACTCCTGATCGAGCAGGCCAGGGAGCGCCATCTCAGGAAAAACAGGGAGGAACTCAATCCCGCTCAGCTTAAACTCCTTTACACCTTCGCCCGAAAATACGCCCTCCTTACCGGGCATCTCGCTCCGGACTTCTATCAGCTTGTCGTGGCGGCCAGGGGATGTGCGGACGATGAGTTCGCCTACGAGGTATGGGATAAGGGCAACGAATATCCCTGGCAGACGGATCAGCCCGATCTCCCCGTAATCCGCCTGAGGGGAGAAGACCTTTTTCTTGATCAGAAGCGGATCCGGTTCCATCGCCGCCTTCGGACCCTCAGGCGGCGCCTTGTTCCCTTGCCGGGGAAGAAAAGACCCAGGGAACGGGTACCGGGGGAATGGAAAAAGGCCTTTCAAGGCCTCTACATCTGCTCCTACCCCCCGGAGGATGTGCTGGTGGAAGGATATGGACGGCACCTCCAGAAAAGGGCCCTGGAGATCAAGTCCGAAGAGAACAGCCGGATCGTCCCCTTCACCTGCTCCATGTTCGAGGGGATCGATATCCGGCAGACCGTTCGGGAATGGTTGAAGGGGGATATCTACGTCAGGGAGGCGATGCCCTTCAGGGGGAAAGTGGGATCGGTGGTGGTCATCTTCGACCCGGACCTGCCGGACAAGGAAGGGAAGGAGGCTTTCCCCTGGCGTGTGACCTGGCTCGGGGAACACGAACAGGAATCGGACATGGCCTTTTACAGTACCCCCGCTGGAGAGGTGATGGACGGTCCCGGTATCTCCCGGTGCCAGTATGGCGGTTTCATGCTGACCTATCCGCCTCTAAGGGTCTATGATATCTGGAAAGATTCCTTTTTCGACATGGCCCGCAACAAACCCGAGCGTCTCCTGATGGCCGCCATTGACTATTCCCTGGAAAAACACGTGGTCTACGTGGCCCCGGATCCCCCTTCAGGGCGATGCCGGAGTCTGGCCGCTAAGCTGGGGAAGAAGATCGTGTATATGCCCATAGGCAGTTTCTCCCCCGTAACCCTCAAAAAGATCCGGGTCTTTCATGTCCTGGAAGGACACCATGTCAGGCGATACGCCGGGCATTTCATCCCCACCCCGTGATCCTTCCGCCGATTTCTTCCGGCATAAAGGGGAAAGGCCCCCGGACCCATAGAAATCGTTTGAAATCCCGAAAAGACCCTGTTATGAAAAATAACCGCCTGATCTAGTCCCGGAGATCATTGCCCAGCTGGCTATGCTCTCCTGAGAGATCGGTTTTTCAGTTGCCATGTGGCTATAATATAGTTATCATGTAACCTTTCCATCCATGGTACCGGATGGTGACGGGTTCGAAGGTCCGCCGGGGGGCGAAGGCCCGAAACGCAATATCTCAAGGAGTGTTCCATGGCTGACATCGATTTGAGCCAGGCCGATCCAAAATTCAGGAAGGAGTTGGCCGAGCAGCCGGGTGGTGAGAAGATCGCCGCGTGTTTTACCTGCAGGACCTGTATGGCGAGTTGCCCTGTGACCGCCGTGAATGATGTTTTCAACCCACTGAAGGTCATTCGGATGGCCCTCCTGGGACTCAAAGAGCAGGTCCTCGGGAGTGATTTCGTCTGGTTGTGTTCCAGTTGTTACACCTGCCAGGAGAGGTGCCCCCAGGGGGTGAGCATCACGGAATTCATGACCCTCTTGAAAAACATCGCCATCAGAGAAGGATACGAGCCTCCCGCAGGCATCAAGGCGCAGCGGGATATCGTTAAGTCCGAGGGCCGCATCTATCCCCTGGATGATTTCGACAACAAGAAGAGGGCGAAGATAAAGTTGCCTGAATTGCCCACCACATGCGAGGTGGTGAAAGTGCTCTTTCCGGAGTAGTGAGGTTGTCCATGAAATATGCTCTTTTTTTGGGATGCACCATTCCTGCCCGTTCCAGGAACTACGAATTGTCCGCGCGCAAGGTGGCCGAAGAACTGGGAATCGAGCTGGTAGACATTGAACGCTTCATTTGTTGCGGGTTCCCGGTGAAAAGCGCTGAACTGAAATCGGGATTGCTCCTCGGGGCTTACAACCTGGCGTTGGCCCAGGAAAGGGGCCTGGATGTCTGCGCCCTGTGCAGTTCCTGCACATCGGCCCTCACCGAGGCGGCCCACCTCCTGGAACAGGAAGGCGCGCTGAGGGAGGAGATCAATGAGGGCCTGGCCCGGGTCGGCCTGAAGTACGAAGGAGGTGTCAAGGTCAGGCACTTCGCCAGAATCCTTTTCAAAGAGGTGGGCCTGGAAGAGATCAGGAAGCACCTTAAGCGCAGCCTTAAGGGATTCAAGGTGGCCAGTCACTATGGCTGCCATTACCTGAAACCCTCGGACATTTACGAAGGTTTCGACAATCCTGAAATCCCCGTATCCCTGGACAGGCTCGTCGCTTTGACCGGGGCGGAAGTGGTGGATTACGCCAACAAGACCCGCTGCTGCGGCGGTCCGGTCCTGCCCGTGGATGAGAAGACCTCGCTTTCCGTCGCCAAACAAAAGCTGGACGATATCAAGGCGGCCGGGGCCAATGTGATCAACCTGGTTTGTCCTTTCTGTTCCGTGATGTACGACAGCAACCAGAAGGGCATTCAGTCCCAATTCGATGCAGAATACAATATCCCCGTGCTTTACATGACCCAGATCTTGGGGATGGCCATGGGATTCGAACGGAAGGAGATCGGGTTGAATCTCAACGTGGTCAAGACCAAGGGCCTCGCCGATCTTCTGACGGAGGGATAGTTTTTCCGGATACTATCACCGGAGAGGGAGCAACGGTTCCCGGACCGTGCGATAAAAGAGGCCCTGCCATGACCGTGGCAGGGCCTTTCCACATAAGGGAGGAATCGATACCCTCGAACCCCTGAAGGAAAATCTCAAGGAGTAATTTATGGGAAAAAACCTTACTTACAAGATTCTCGAATCCCATCTCGTGGAGGGAACCCTGAAACCGGGCGAGGAAATCGCCATCCGAATCGATCACACCCTCCTCCAGGACGCCACCGGGACCCTGGCCATGCTGGAGTTCGAATCCCTCGGGATCCCCAGGACCAGAGCGGAGGTCTCGGTCCAGTATGTGGACCACAATATCCTCCAGGCCGACAGCAAGAACGCGGACGATCACCGCTATCTCCAGACGGTCTGCGCCCGGCACGGCATCCATTTCAGCCCCCCTGGAAACGGCGTCTCACACCAGGTGCACCTGGAACGCTTCGGGGTCCCCGGGAAGACCCTGCTGGGATCCGACAGCCACACCCCCAGCGCGGCGGGAGTATCCATGCTTGGAATCGGGGCGGGGGGGCTGGACGTGGCCATGGCCATGGCCGGGCGGCCTTACTACTTTCCTTGCCCAAGGGTCCTTGGGGTGAGGCTTCACGGGAACCTTCCGGACTGGATCAGCGCCAAAGACGTTATCCTGGAACTCCTGAGGCGTTACGGGGTCAAGGGGTGCGTCGGGAAGGTGATCGAATATTTCGGGCCCGGAGTGGAAGGACTCTCTGTGACGGACCGGGAGACCATCGGGAACATGGGAACGGAGCTCGGGGCGACAAGCTCGGTTTTCCCCTCGGATGAAAAGACCCGGATCTATCTGGCGGCCCAGGGAAGGGCGGAAAGCTGGATTCCCCTGAGCGCCGATGAAGATGGGGACTACGACGAGACCATCGAGATAGACCTTTCCTCCCTGGAACCCCTGATCGCCTGTCCTTCCTCCCCCGGGAACGTGGTCCCCGTCCGGGAGGTGGCCGGCACCAAGGTCCATCAGGTGATCATCGGGAGCTGTGTGAATTCCTCCTACCGGGATCTCATGGTGGCGGCCAGGATCCTGGAGGGGCGGCACCGCCACCCGGAAACCTTCCTCCACATCAATCCCGGCAGCCTGCAGGTCTTTGAAAACGTCCTGGTGGGCAAAGGAATCCTTCCCCTGGTTCAGGCCGGAGCCCGGATTCACCAATCGGGCTGCCTCGGTTGCATTGGGATGGGACAGGCGCCGGGGACCGGCCAGGTGAGCCTCCGCACCTTCCCTCGCAATTTTCCCGGCCGTTCGGGCACGGAAGGGGACAGGGTCTATCTCTGCTCCCCCGAGACCGCGGCCGCCTCGGCTGTAAGAGGAGTGATCACCGACCCCAGGGAACTCGGCAAGGACATGGACTATCCCCGGATCAGGGATCCGGAGACCTACCTCATCGATCAATTCTCCATCACCTTCCCTTCCGATCCCTTGCCGGATATTGAGGTCTTCCGGGGGCCCAATATCAAGCCGCTTCCTGAAATGACACCCTTGCCCGAGAACCTGGAGGCAGAGGTGGGTATCAAGGTGAAGGACAACATCTCAACGGACACCATCATGCCGGCCGGGAGCAAGATCCTGCCCCTTCGGTCCAACATTGATGCCATCAGCCGATATGTGTTTTCCCAGATCGATCCGGAATTCGCCGTCAGGAGCCTGCGCAGCGGTGACATCGTCGTGGTCGGCGGCGAGAACTACGGCCAGGGTTCCAGCCGGGAGCATGCGGCCCTCGCCCCCCGCTACCTGGGGGTCCGGGTGAAGCTGGCCAAGAGTTTCGCGCGCATCCATAAGGCAAATCTCTGTAATTTCGGGATCCTGCCCCTGACCTTCAGGGACCCGGCGGACTATGACCTCCTGGAGAAAGGGATGTCCCTAAGCTTCCCGGGTGTGCGCGGGCGGATTCTTTCGGGAGAGGTCGAGATACCGGTGGAAGTGAAAGGCCGCCGGATCATCACTCTCCTGGAGGTCTCGGATCGGCAGAGGAAATGCCTCTTGGCAGGCGGGGCCCTCAACTATGTGAAGGAACTTCTCGACAAAGAAAGGCGGGGGGCGGGAAACGCGGATTCCTGAGGCGGCGCAGCTTTGATCTTTTATGGGGTGAAGTTCATCCCGTCTCGTCCTGGAGTACGGCATGCTTGTAATTGGGATTGATACAGGAGGAACCTTTACGGACTTTGTTTACAGGGAAGGGTCGAGATGGGGCGTCCAAAAGTTGCCTTCCACTCCCTTGGATCCTTCCCGCGCGGTCCTGGAAGGAATCAGGAAGATTGCGGGGGAGAGGAAGAAACGTATCATCCACGGATCCACTGTCGCCACCAACGCCATCCTGGAAAGAAAAGGGGCCTTGACCGCCCTTGTTACCAACAAGGGCTTCGAGGATGTCCTGGAAATCGGACGCCAGGTGCGGGAAAGGCTCTATGACCTGGACCAACGAAGGCCAAAGCCTCTCGTCCCTTCCTCCCTGCGTTTCGGGATCCGGGGCAGGATACTCCATACCGGCGAGGTTGCTGAACCCCTTGAC
Encoded here:
- the glgP gene encoding alpha-glucan family phosphorylase, whose amino-acid sequence is MTPIRTIDVKPKVPGPLAALRTLSENLWFMWNHDAENLFRRINQDLWEELRKNPVEFLGRIPQDDMAALATDEGFLAHLARVKEEFDRYMSQKPGPGIFGSVGEPFTVAYFTAECGVADCLPIYSGGLGILSGDHLKSASDLNLPVIGVSLAYQKGYFRQYLTPDGWQMETYPINHFNTLPTTPVRNGEGRPLEVRVDLKGEEVAVRAWQVRIGRSRLLLLDTNLKENSREARHITSQLYGGDREMRIRQEIILGIGGVRLLKTMGVNPAVYHMNEGHSAFAAFERIRSLRAEEGLTFNEALEFVRCTSVFTTHTPVPAGIDTFHPDLMRTYFEGFAKEMGISLDVLLGFGRQDPRNREEEFCMAVLAFRTCTWNNAVSRLHEKVSRRMWQGVWPKTPEIDLPIVHVTNGVHIPSWISGGMAENYDRYLGPRWIEDPDNVKVWERVEKIPDTELWRAHERGRERLVAFTRKRLKGQLARRGVSNRDLAVAEEVLNSEALTIGFARRFAPYKRAHLVIRDIERLKTILTNKKYPVQIIFAGKAHPQDREGKELIKQLVGICDQEDLRRHMVFLEDYDIEVARHMVQGVDVWLNTPRRPLEACGTSGMKAVANGALHLSVLDGWWEEGYDKDIGWAIGRGEEYDDPEFQDDLESRALYDILEKDVVPLFYDRGADGLPRRWLAMMRASLHRLCPMFNTHRMVAEYWDRFYLPAAELGWRLRVGGWKTLKGMARWRERVMYNWSEISIRDIRLEEVVDIEVGDSFHVEADVFLGELEPKDVIVEAYCGRLSPSDQYTDRFTWVMEPIGAAEDRVYHYQCDIRFEEVGHYGINIRITPNHPNSVIRHAMGLVIWDQR
- a CDS encoding DNA integrity scanning protein DisA nucleotide-binding domain protein, with product MAIIADLRFQDVLDILFLAVVTYHLYLWFRGTKAFKALVGLLVLGVVYTLARSWGLFLTTWVFQVFWQVLVILLIILFQSEIRQVLERVNPLKKIGFHRKRERESWIEALSGAAWALAERGIGALIIVERLDRVDEWITGGLELEGQPTPEFLTSVFHKDSPLHDGAALIRDGHVVRVAGFLPLTSAEGLPKAWGTRHRAALGLSERCDALVIAVSEERGEVSLARGNRMDPVENRENLRGALALAMGPTTPPEESPWETFRSFFTRNWKVKLGTLTLVCLLWILLAGQQDFEVSLGVPLEVRGVPKGMEIVDPLNPEVNIRVRGLRKDASTLDERNILAEVDVSSAAKGRRVFPITREHISLPNDRVYIVKIEPSQITFTFRETPGFKSRSP
- a CDS encoding AAA family ATPase — encoded protein: MEKMTIDGVEIQLSQPDEVPMRWVGREELVTQVLAAWMVLGEDDLPLNPRLVGKPGVGKTTLAYYAGRLLGKPVYLFQATMDTRPEDLILTPVISDEKKIKYMASSIVSAMVKGGIAIIDEGNRMSEKSWASLAPLMDRRRYVESVVAGIKIKAHPGFRLCTTMNDDASTFELPEYIHSRLQPRIFIDFPERDEELMILRDNLPYADRGILEYVVDFLQAAHGAGEPYSVRDGINIASYALKRLACNGGGASPGEQDRKLGPYMKEAASMILDSTAAEYFGMLMDEENGKP
- the malQ gene encoding 4-alpha-glucanotransferase, whose amino-acid sequence is MRERGSGILLHLTSLPSPFGIGDLGPWAYRFADFLAETRQRFWQILPLNPTDPVHFNSPYHTPSAFALNPLLISPEILSRDGWLPGDIASSILFPPEEIDYERVIPLKEDLLDRAFGRFKESGAREEYEAFCLEEAEWLEDYTLFSCLKVHFQGKPWNEWPAELRDREPGALERAKKEFAVGIEKEKFLQYLLFRQWRELKAYCNGKGIQFIGDFPIYMVHDSVDVWCRPELFELDEEKRPRAVSGVPPDYFSETGQLWGNPVYRWEVMKEEGYAWWIRRVAHNLKLFDWVRVDHFRGFVAYWEVPAGEDHAINGRWVEAPALDFFSRLKRVFPSLPFIAEDLGVITPNVTEIMEHFGFPGMKILLFAFGDPEGKNPYLPHNHVKNGIVYTGTHDNNTSRGWFEKDATEVERANLVRYLGREVTPDTVHRELTRLAMMSVARWAVIPLQDWLGLGEEARMNRPATSDHQNWKWRLLPEQLTPSLAEEILEMTQIYGRA